The Periplaneta americana isolate PAMFEO1 chromosome 2, P.americana_PAMFEO1_priV1, whole genome shotgun sequence genome has a window encoding:
- the LOC138694754 gene encoding chromobox protein homolog 1-like isoform X1, translating into MSKLEGPSSMSRKTKDKDSTPGAEGGEAEEEEYSVEKVLDRRIRNGRVEYLLKWKGYSNEDNTWEPEENLDCPDLISEYEENRKKKEAAKKDERKRKPGAPDDKKPNPNKKKHVEEDNKPRGFDRGLEPEKIIGATDSSGELMFLMKWKGTDEADLVPSRQANGRCPQIVIQFYEERLTWHTSSHDEEETTSTKETAE; encoded by the exons ATGTCAAAAT TGGAAGGTCCTAGCAGCATGAGCCGAAAAACGAAAGATAAGGATTCTACTCCTGGTGCAGAAGGTggagaagcagaagaagaggAATATTCAGTGGAGAAGGTCCTGGACAGGAGGATTCGAAATGGCAGAGTAGAATACTTGCTGAAATGGAAAGGCTATTCTAA TGAAGACAACACTTGGGAGCCTGAAGAAAACCTTGATTGTCCAGACCTCATATCAGAATATGAGGAAAACAGGAAGAAAAAAGAAGCAGCAAAAAAagatgaaaggaaaagaaaacctGGTGCCCCTGATGATAAGAAACCAAATCCtaataaaaagaaacatgttGAG GAAGACAACAAACCAAGGGGATTTGACCGTGGTTTAGAACCTGAGAAAATTATTGGAGCAACAGACTCAAGTGGAGAACTCATGTTTCTGATGAAATG gaAAGGAACAGATGAAGCAGACTTGGTACCTTCTAGACAAGCCAATGGCCGCTGTCCTCAAATTGTGATCCAGTTTTATGAGGAACGGCTTACTTGGCATACATCAAGTCATGATGAAGAGGAGACAACAAGCACAAAAGAGACAGCTGAATGA
- the LOC138694754 gene encoding chromobox protein homolog 1-like isoform X2, producing the protein MSRKTKDKDSTPGAEGGEAEEEEYSVEKVLDRRIRNGRVEYLLKWKGYSNEDNTWEPEENLDCPDLISEYEENRKKKEAAKKDERKRKPGAPDDKKPNPNKKKHVEEDNKPRGFDRGLEPEKIIGATDSSGELMFLMKWKGTDEADLVPSRQANGRCPQIVIQFYEERLTWHTSSHDEEETTSTKETAE; encoded by the exons ATGAGCCGAAAAACGAAAGATAAGGATTCTACTCCTGGTGCAGAAGGTggagaagcagaagaagaggAATATTCAGTGGAGAAGGTCCTGGACAGGAGGATTCGAAATGGCAGAGTAGAATACTTGCTGAAATGGAAAGGCTATTCTAA TGAAGACAACACTTGGGAGCCTGAAGAAAACCTTGATTGTCCAGACCTCATATCAGAATATGAGGAAAACAGGAAGAAAAAAGAAGCAGCAAAAAAagatgaaaggaaaagaaaacctGGTGCCCCTGATGATAAGAAACCAAATCCtaataaaaagaaacatgttGAG GAAGACAACAAACCAAGGGGATTTGACCGTGGTTTAGAACCTGAGAAAATTATTGGAGCAACAGACTCAAGTGGAGAACTCATGTTTCTGATGAAATG gaAAGGAACAGATGAAGCAGACTTGGTACCTTCTAGACAAGCCAATGGCCGCTGTCCTCAAATTGTGATCCAGTTTTATGAGGAACGGCTTACTTGGCATACATCAAGTCATGATGAAGAGGAGACAACAAGCACAAAAGAGACAGCTGAATGA
- the LOC138694749 gene encoding uncharacterized protein, whose amino-acid sequence MVHHRSKIHKIWTIVAILATVSQLCLAENASSSKAAVAKTSTTTSTTETPRTKRQGYPRGGPDSGFGGSPSGPSNAYLPPNNAGGIGSQGPSGGGGFGGPSFDSSPGVGGPNAGFGGSPNGPSNSYLPPGGLGPQGSGIGGQGPLSGGPSGTYGAPEFGSGPGTFGDSPNGPGSFGGSPNGPSNSYLPPSSGAGQRPSGGFAGQRSQGGSGFGRPSGTYGTPARGSGGFGGRGPSGGNGFGGRPSGTYGAPASGGSGFGGQGPSGGGGFGGRSSGGSGFGGAGGRPSGTYGAPSSGGNGFGGQGGRPSGTYGAPSSGGSGFGARGGSGFGGRPSGTYGAPSSGGSGFGGQGPSGGSGFGGQGPSGGSGFGRRPSGTYGAPAGGSGFGGQGGPSGGGGFGGRISGGFGDSSSGFNGASNTYLPPSGGAGFPSRPSGGLGGSGSGRPSGSYGAPGIGGPQGGLDDSVGGGYNGSPNGPSNAYLPPSSGGFGGQGPSGSNDFTGQGGFGSGQPSGTYGVPNSGGPSRGPSGFSGGNVGGFGGGQGRPSGSYGAPAPGGPSGGPGAFADSVGGFGGSPNGPSNTYLPPGGGLGGQGPSGNGGFGGPRPGGSGFGGGQGSGQPSGSYGAPNFGGPSGLADDSSFGGSPGGPSNTYLPPGGSGGPGSFGSQGGPSNTYGTPGIGGPRNDDGGFGGSPSGPSNTYLSPGSGGPGGSGRPSSQYGAPSRSSGGFGQRSRGGNGGRGPQRSGRPSPSYGAPNQGASSRRPSSTYGTPGQGGQGDNAAFEGYKY is encoded by the coding sequence GCTATCCTAGAGGTGGTCCTGACTCAGGATTTGGAGGTTCACCATCAGGGCCTTCAAATGCATACCTGCCTCCGAATAATGCCGGAGGCATTGGTAGTCAAGGTCCTTCAGGAGGCGGTGGTTTTGGAGGACCATCTTTTGATTCTTCTCCTGGTGTTGGGGGCCCCAATGCAGGATTCGGTGGTTCACCAAATGGACCCTCTAATTCATATCTACCACCTGGTGGTCTGGGACCACAAGGATCTGGAATTGGAGGACAAGGACCATTAAGCGGAGGACCTTCTGGCACTTATGGTGCTCCAGAATTCGGTAGTGGACCAGGAACTTTTGGAGACTCACCTAATGGACCGGGAAGTTTTGGAGGCTCTCCTAATGGACCATCGAACTCATACCTTCCTCCAAGTTCTGGAGCCGGTCAAAGACCTTCAGGAGGTTTTGCAGGTCAAAGATCACAAGGAGGTAGTGGTTTTGGTAGGCCATCTGGTACCTATGGTACTCCTGCTAGAGGCAGCGGTGGATTTGGAGGCCGAGGACCTTCTGGAGGTAACGGATTTGGAGGAAGACCGTCAGGGACATATGGTGCACCTGCATCTGGAGGCAGTGGATTTGGTGGCCAGGGACCTTCAGGAGGTGGTGGTTTTGGTGGAAGATCTTCTGGAGGAAGCGGATTTGGTGGAGCAGGAGGAAGACCTTCGGGAACATATGGAGCTCCCTCTTCTGGAGGTAATGGATTTGGTGGACAGGGAGGAAGACCTTCAGGTACATATGGTGCTCCATCTTCTGGAGGCAGTGGCTTTGGTGCACGAGGTGGTAGTGGTTTCGGAGGAAGGCCCTCTGGAACATATGGTGCTCCATCTTCAGGAGGCAGTGGATTTGGGGGTCAAGGTCCTTCTGGAGGCAGTGGATTTGGGGGTCAAGGTCCTTCTGGAGGAAGTGGATTTGGTAGAAGACCTTCAGGGACATACGGTGCTCCAGCTGGCGGCAGTGGCTTTGGTGGCCAAGGAGGACCATCTGGTGGAGGCGGATTTGGTGGAAGAATTTCAGGTGGTTTCGGAGATTCTTCAAGTGGGTTCAATGGTGCTTCAAATACGTATTTGCCACCATCTGGTGGTGCAGGATTTCCTTCTCGCCCTTCGGGAGGTTTAGGTGGTTCAGGTTCAGGAAGGCCATCTGGGTCTTACGGTGCTCCAGGAATCGGTGGCCCCCAAGGTGGTCTGGATGATAGTGTTGGTGGAGGCTACAATGGTTCCCCCAATGGTCCTTCGAATGCTTATCTTCCCCCATCAAGCGGTGGATTTGGAGGTCAAGGTCCATCTGGCAGCAATGATTTTACTGGACAGGGTGGATTTGGCAGTGGTCAACCATCGGGCACTTATGGCGTACCAAATTCTGGTGGACCAAGTAGAGGTCCCAGTGGCTTTTCTGGAGGAAATGTAGGCGGATTTGGTGGCGGACAGGGCAGACCTTCAGGATCTTATGGTGCTCCGGCCCCAGGAGGTCCAAGTGGAGGACCAGGTGCTTTCGCAGATAGTGTAGGTGGTTTCGGTGGATCGCCTAATGGGCCATCTAATACATATCTGCCTCCAGGAGGTGGTCTTGGTGGTCAAGGTCCTTCTGGAAATGGCGGTTTTGGCGGTCCACGTCCTGGAGGAAGTGGTTTTGGAGGTGGGCAAGGTTCAGGACAGCCAAGTGGTTCTTACGGTGCACCAAATTTTGGAGGCCCAAGCGGTTTAGCAGATGACAGCAGTTTCGGTGGTTCACCTGGTGGGCCATCTAACACCTACCTTCCACCTGGTGGCAGTGGAGGTCCTGGATCTTTTGGTTCACAGGGTGGACCATCTAATACTTATGGCACCCCTGGCATTGGTGGTCCAAGGAATGATGACGGTGGCTTTGGAGGGTCTCCATCTGGCCCATCCAATACTTATCTATCACCTGGATCTGGAGGTCCTGGTGGTTCAGGACGTCCATCAAGTCAATATGGAGCTCCAAGCAGAAGCTCTGGAGGATTTGGTCAGAGATCCCGTGGTGGAAATGGTGGTCGTGGACCTCAGAGAAGTGGTCGACCATCACCATCATATGGAGCTCCAAACCAAGGTGCTAGTTCCAGAAGGCCTTCCAGTACATACGGCACTCCTGGTCAGGGAGGACAAGGAGATAATGCTGCTTTCGAAGGTTATAAATATTAA